A section of the Amycolatopsis sp. AA4 genome encodes:
- a CDS encoding fatty acid desaturase: MFLLLPPGIAAVFIVVHHAAWGVYMGCSFAPNHKAMPHLEPGHRLDFLRRQVLTSHNVRGGRWMTYALGGLNYQIEHHLFPSIPMATLHRAQPLVRDFCLARGISYSQGGLLRTYADVLRHLHQVGTPLRTASRAGSGVR; encoded by the coding sequence GTGTTTCTCTTGCTGCCGCCGGGAATCGCCGCGGTGTTCATCGTGGTCCACCACGCCGCCTGGGGTGTCTACATGGGATGCTCGTTCGCGCCCAACCACAAGGCGATGCCGCACCTGGAACCCGGGCACCGCCTGGACTTCCTCCGCCGCCAAGTGCTGACGTCGCACAACGTCCGCGGCGGCCGCTGGATGACGTACGCGCTGGGCGGGCTGAACTACCAAATCGAGCACCACCTTTTCCCGAGCATCCCGATGGCGACCCTGCACCGGGCACAGCCGCTGGTGCGGGACTTCTGCCTGGCCCGCGGGATCAGCTACAGCCAGGGCGGACTGCTGCGCACCTACGCGGACGTCCTGCGGCATCTGCACCAGGTCGGAACTCCGCTCCGGACGGCGTCGCGGGCCGGGAGCGGCGTCCGGTGA